The sequence GTCCACGCAGTTGCGAGCGCCAGCGGCCCACTTGATAGGGCACCGATCCGCCGCCGTGGGAAATAATCAGTTTCAATTTGGGAAAATCTTTGAACACGTTGGAATCGACCAATGAAAGAATCGCGATGCTCTCCTCGGTGATGAAATGGCCGTGAAACGATTCGCGCGGATTCTTGCAGCTGGCGCCGTGCACCAGACCGGGGATGTCCATCTGCACCATTTTTTCGTAGAGCGGATACCAATACTCGTTGCCCATGGCCGGCGTCATGCCGTCGCCCTCGCCGGGATCGGGGTTGATCATGATGCCGACGAAGCCCAGATCGTTGATGATGCGGTCGACCTCGTCGAAAGTGTTGGTCACCGCCACGCCGGCGTTTTGTGGCAAGCCTCCGATGGCGCGAAAGCGGTTGGGCTCCATCTTGACTTGTAGCGCCAAAGCGTCGTTGACCGCCGTGCAATACCAGTGGACGATCTTCTCCGGCTTGGCCGAGTGCATCATCGTGTAAGGACGCGGCGAAATGAACGCGTAGTTAGTACCGACTTGCTCCAAAACATCGGCATGCTTATGACCGTTCCACCTGGCGGCTTCGATATTTTTTTCCGTGACCACCACACCGCGCGGCTTGTGAAACCCCGCGCTATTGATCAGGCCCGCTTGAAACGTCAGCAGCTGCTCGCCGGCGACGATGTGATTGTGAATATCGATGATCATGAAA comes from Deltaproteobacteria bacterium and encodes:
- a CDS encoding amidohydrolase; amino-acid sequence: MIIDIHNHIVAGEQLLTFQAGLINSAGFHKPRGVVVTEKNIEAARWNGHKHADVLEQVGTNYAFISPRPYTMMHSAKPEKIVHWYCTAVNDALALQVKMEPNRFRAIGGLPQNAGVAVTNTFDEVDRIINDLGFVGIMINPDPGEGDGMTPAMGNEYWYPLYEKMVQMDIPGLVHGASCKNPRESFHGHFITEESIAILSLVDSNVFKDFPKLKLIISHGGGSVPYQVGRWRSQLRGPNDTETFDQRLKQLYFDTALYNIESLKLLFRICGPERCLFGTERPGAGSKTDPRTGKWYDDVRPNIESIPWLTAEDKAKIFDQNALQVFSRFKQ